One window from the genome of Desulfuromonas sp. encodes:
- a CDS encoding tRNA adenosine(34) deaminase TadA yields the protein MSLPEQDKRFMKEALVEASKAQGKDEVPIGAVLVHAGEIIGRGHNLRETSNDPTTHAEMVAIREAAERLDSWRLLETTLYVTLEPCVMCMGAIILARIPRLVYACRDPRAGAVGSIYDLSSDRRFNHAVDVTEGVLAEECSEMLSGFFRQLRAGKKSQKDL from the coding sequence ATGAGTTTGCCTGAACAAGATAAAAGATTTATGAAAGAGGCCCTGGTCGAGGCGAGCAAGGCACAGGGCAAGGATGAAGTACCGATCGGTGCGGTGCTCGTGCACGCCGGCGAGATTATCGGGCGCGGGCACAACCTGCGCGAAACTTCGAATGACCCGACCACCCACGCCGAGATGGTCGCTATCCGCGAGGCGGCCGAAAGACTTGATTCCTGGCGCCTGCTCGAAACAACCCTCTACGTGACCCTCGAGCCCTGCGTGATGTGCATGGGGGCGATCATCCTGGCCCGGATTCCCCGCCTCGTTTACGCCTGCCGTGACCCGCGGGCCGGCGCCGTCGGTTCGATCTACGACTTATCGTCTGACCGACGCTTCAATCATGCGGTCGATGTCACCGAAGGGGTGCTGGCTGAAGAGTGCAGCGAAATGCTCAGCGGTTTTTTTCGTCAACTTAGGGCTGGAAAAAAATCGCAAAAAGATTTATAA
- a CDS encoding cell filamentation protein Fic → MSNFLDNQPEIFVSNSKISALVNQAVKAGRLRKIGSRLYTKNLTSPPEDIVRRNWYFLLKDYYPDALIADRTAIENKPATDGSVFIISSKKRETILPGITFKPRPGVGALESDSPFLGGCHLSSFARAYLENMHLSRARKGSVPRTLSRKEMDERLEKFLRQRGENALNSIRDEARDLAGKIGAEKEYKQLDELIGSLLGTRDAELQSDAGKARKAGTPYDPDRVEKFLNLFESLRATAPVHRSARETSPGAKTNLAFFEAYFSNFIEGTTFEIEEAVEIVFNGRIPMDRPEDAHDVLGTFRIVSDGSEMARLPDSFKELKELTRSRHAVLMELRPDKNPGSFKEKNNQAGSSLFVAPELVEGTLEKGFEIYQSLGPPLYRSIFMMFLISEVHPFTDGNGRVARIMMNAELFATDEQKIIIPTVYRNNYLAALKALTHNNLTEPLIRTLDFAQKYTRSIDWEDFEEAKRQLTATNAFLDPNEADERGKRLSLYREG, encoded by the coding sequence ATGTCCAATTTTTTAGATAATCAGCCAGAAATTTTTGTCTCCAATAGCAAGATATCGGCATTGGTCAATCAAGCTGTTAAAGCCGGAAGGCTCAGGAAGATCGGCTCTCGCCTTTACACAAAAAACCTGACATCTCCCCCTGAAGATATCGTAAGAAGAAACTGGTATTTCCTTTTGAAAGACTACTACCCAGATGCATTGATTGCTGACCGCACGGCAATTGAAAACAAACCTGCAACAGATGGATCGGTTTTTATCATTTCCTCCAAAAAAAGAGAAACCATCCTTCCCGGCATCACATTTAAACCCAGACCTGGTGTAGGTGCACTTGAATCTGACAGCCCATTCTTGGGAGGATGCCATTTATCATCTTTCGCAAGAGCGTATCTGGAAAACATGCATCTTTCTCGGGCACGAAAAGGAAGTGTGCCAAGAACACTTTCTCGAAAGGAAATGGATGAGCGTTTAGAGAAGTTTTTAAGACAGCGTGGAGAAAATGCCCTTAATAGTATTAGGGATGAAGCCAGGGACTTGGCTGGAAAAATCGGCGCAGAAAAGGAATACAAACAACTCGACGAGCTGATTGGCTCTTTGCTAGGGACGCGGGATGCTGAACTACAAAGCGATGCTGGCAAAGCACGCAAAGCTGGAACGCCTTACGACCCTGATCGAGTAGAGAAATTTCTAAACCTTTTTGAGAGTTTAAGAGCAACTGCCCCGGTTCATAGGAGCGCCCGGGAAACTTCCCCTGGAGCCAAAACAAATTTAGCTTTCTTTGAGGCATATTTTTCAAATTTCATTGAGGGAACAACATTCGAAATTGAAGAAGCTGTAGAGATCGTTTTTAACGGTCGTATCCCCATGGACAGACCTGAAGACGCTCATGATGTTTTAGGAACATTTAGAATTGTCTCTGATGGTTCGGAAATGGCAAGACTACCGGACAGCTTCAAAGAATTAAAAGAATTAACAAGATCCAGACACGCTGTTTTAATGGAACTGCGCCCGGACAAGAACCCCGGCTCTTTCAAAGAAAAAAACAATCAGGCCGGAAGCAGCCTGTTTGTAGCTCCTGAATTAGTCGAAGGAACCCTGGAAAAAGGATTTGAGATTTATCAATCCCTGGGCCCGCCTCTTTATCGATCTATTTTCATGATGTTTTTGATAAGTGAAGTCCACCCGTTCACAGACGGAAATGGACGAGTAGCACGGATCATGATGAACGCAGAGCTTTTCGCCACAGACGAGCAAAAAATCATTATTCCAACGGTTTATAGGAATAACTATTTAGCTGCCCTGAAAGCATTGACACATAACAACCTGACCGAGCCACTCATCCGAACCCTGGATTTTGCACAAAAATACACGCGGAGCATAGACTGGGAAGATTTTGAAGAGGCGAAACGACAACTGACCGCAACAAATGCGTTTTTAGATCCGAACGAGGCTGATGAAAGAGGAAAGCGCCTCAGCCTTTACCGAGAGGGTTGA